One genomic segment of Gottschalkia acidurici 9a includes these proteins:
- a CDS encoding voltage-gated chloride channel family protein → MEKNKKEIANKVMSLNKKSNSAILSLSFIKWIAIGTIVGVVTGSAAALFLKSLELATDLRMKYTWLLFLLPLGGALVSFLYSKYGKNSSKGNNLIIEKINESSGRIPLRMAPLVFFGTVVTHLFGGSAGREGTGVQIGASIAEGIGNLIKLDKVDNRIILMAGISSGFASVFGTPLAGTIFGLEVAALGLMSYEALIPALTASIVGDFMVSFLGVHHTHYEVVGVPDLTLPTIIKIIFAAILFGLTSKLFSELTHKIKELFTEGFENPVIKSMVGGILVIILVYIVGTRDFLGLSIPLISESFSGHVHPLTFLGKIIFTSLTLGTGFQGGEVTPLFVIGSTLGNALSNLLNMSPSFLAALGLIGVFAGATNAPIASFILSLEMFGSQGLVFVFMTCAISYMFSGHTGIYVSQRIGRSKSKLIEVPHNATLSYLRANNKSKTKKLNQVLVGQFKFGRSSIEIPTTEGLNLIKIRVSRTGIRLIHHAYNPDDSTWSAKPINEQPEYINLNSGSEEIHAITVSQSYGKKDKILLVNTNLWKSVEVDYIIEQLRNMELDSANNNFENIKDKESSSHNIQVISMLVGQLKRGNFSIELPAEKGENRYIITVKGGAIRLNHSSYNPDGHTWSTPPGNGERQHIDLKEGRHTLDIFVSEHYGNINKIELVNGSFFNSVEIICSIEKINITESILEDMN, encoded by the coding sequence ATGGAAAAGAACAAAAAAGAAATAGCAAATAAAGTAATGTCATTGAATAAGAAAAGCAATAGTGCAATTTTAAGCCTATCATTTATTAAATGGATTGCTATAGGTACAATAGTGGGTGTTGTTACTGGTTCTGCTGCTGCTCTATTTTTAAAAAGTCTGGAGTTAGCCACAGACCTACGTATGAAATATACCTGGTTACTATTCCTTCTTCCACTTGGAGGTGCACTTGTTAGTTTTTTATATTCAAAGTATGGTAAAAATTCTTCAAAGGGTAACAATTTAATTATTGAAAAGATAAATGAGAGTAGTGGTAGAATACCACTCCGTATGGCTCCTTTAGTTTTCTTTGGTACTGTTGTCACTCATTTATTTGGAGGGTCTGCTGGAAGAGAAGGTACAGGTGTGCAAATAGGTGCTAGTATAGCTGAAGGTATAGGTAATTTAATAAAGTTAGATAAAGTAGATAATAGAATTATACTTATGGCTGGAATAAGCAGTGGTTTTGCTTCTGTATTTGGAACACCACTTGCGGGTACAATTTTCGGACTTGAAGTTGCTGCGCTTGGGCTTATGAGTTATGAGGCTTTAATTCCGGCTCTTACTGCAAGTATCGTCGGAGATTTTATGGTATCTTTCTTGGGTGTACATCATACACACTATGAGGTTGTAGGGGTTCCAGACTTAACATTACCCACAATAATTAAAATAATTTTTGCAGCAATTTTATTCGGGCTAACCAGTAAGCTGTTTAGCGAACTAACACATAAGATAAAAGAATTATTTACAGAGGGATTTGAAAACCCGGTAATAAAGAGTATGGTTGGTGGAATACTTGTTATAATTTTAGTATATATAGTTGGGACAAGGGATTTTCTTGGATTAAGTATCCCACTTATTTCTGAATCATTTAGTGGACATGTTCATCCACTTACATTCTTGGGAAAAATAATATTTACATCTTTAACTTTAGGAACTGGCTTTCAAGGAGGAGAGGTTACTCCACTATTTGTAATCGGTTCTACATTAGGAAATGCTTTATCAAATCTACTCAATATGTCACCTTCATTTTTAGCAGCACTAGGACTAATAGGGGTGTTTGCTGGAGCAACCAATGCACCTATTGCTTCCTTTATACTAAGTCTAGAGATGTTCGGTTCCCAAGGACTTGTATTTGTATTTATGACTTGTGCTATTAGCTATATGTTTTCTGGACATACTGGCATATATGTCTCACAGAGAATTGGAAGAAGTAAAAGCAAACTAATCGAAGTACCGCATAATGCAACGCTTTCATATTTAAGAGCAAATAATAAAAGTAAGACAAAAAAGTTAAATCAGGTATTAGTCGGACAATTTAAGTTTGGTCGCTCAAGTATTGAAATCCCAACTACTGAAGGACTAAACCTCATAAAAATTCGAGTTAGTAGAACAGGTATTAGACTTATACACCATGCCTATAATCCTGATGATTCCACTTGGTCAGCAAAACCTATTAATGAACAGCCTGAATATATTAATTTAAATAGCGGAAGTGAAGAAATACATGCAATTACAGTATCTCAGTCCTATGGCAAAAAGGATAAAATATTATTAGTAAATACTAATCTGTGGAAGAGTGTTGAAGTTGACTATATCATCGAACAACTCCGAAATATGGAACTAGATTCTGCTAACAATAATTTTGAAAATATAAAAGATAAGGAATCTTCTTCTCATAATATACAAGTTATTAGTATGCTTGTCGGACAATTAAAGAGAGGAAATTTCAGCATTGAGTTACCAGCAGAAAAAGGAGAAAATAGATATATAATAACTGTTAAAGGTGGGGCTATTAGATTAAACCATAGTTCCTACAATCCAGATGGACATACCTGGTCGACTCCTCCTGGAAATGGTGAAAGGCAACATATCGATTTAAAGGAAGGCAGACACACATTAGATATTTTTGTTAGTGAACACTATGGCAATATAAATAAAATTGAATTAGTTAATGGAAGCTTTTTTAACAGCGTGGAGATTATCTGTTCAATTGAGAAGATAAATATTACAGAAAGTATATTAGAAGATATGAATTAG
- a CDS encoding GIY-YIG nuclease family protein — MDLSAKIKNLPSCSGVYLMKDSLNGVIYVGKSKNLKNRVSSYFQNSKSHTPKVIKLVKNLKDFDYITTDTEFEAFMLECKLIKEIKPLYNKLMKSSKSYCYIKIKFNEKHPYIDLSSVYVKDDDGIYFGPYTSKSIVERAIQGVKEYCKILCTNESQRKAYCLYYSLGFCIGMCLDKVSKEKYFDIFNKIVNLFNGTDESIIKGIELNMNSSSKKSAFEKAIKYRDYLASINYVIDKAKVVKYTEENKNIVLLEYLSDDIFKFFLIKGNKVLFSDKYIVKDLDIKKLKYFLKNNILSYFNNISINDSIKVGREEVDESQIIYTYLENKSNDCRYFVVLKQWLKNINDVDFDHEIDKLLLAKS; from the coding sequence GTGGATTTAAGTGCGAAAATTAAAAATCTTCCTTCTTGTTCAGGAGTGTATCTTATGAAAGATTCACTTAATGGTGTAATTTATGTAGGAAAATCAAAAAATCTTAAAAACAGAGTTTCATCATATTTTCAAAATTCAAAGTCACACACCCCCAAAGTTATAAAATTAGTTAAAAATCTAAAGGACTTTGACTATATAACTACTGACACAGAATTTGAAGCCTTTATGCTAGAGTGTAAGTTGATAAAAGAAATTAAACCTTTATATAACAAACTAATGAAAAGCTCAAAATCTTATTGTTATATAAAGATAAAGTTCAATGAAAAGCATCCTTATATTGACCTTTCTAGCGTATATGTTAAAGATGATGATGGTATTTACTTTGGACCATACACTAGTAAAAGTATAGTTGAAAGAGCCATTCAAGGTGTAAAAGAATACTGTAAAATACTATGTACTAATGAGTCGCAAAGAAAAGCCTATTGCTTGTACTACTCTTTAGGGTTTTGTATTGGCATGTGTTTAGATAAAGTTTCAAAAGAAAAGTATTTTGATATATTTAATAAAATAGTAAATCTATTTAATGGCACTGATGAAAGTATCATTAAGGGAATAGAGCTTAATATGAATTCTTCATCAAAGAAGTCTGCTTTTGAGAAGGCTATTAAGTATAGAGACTATCTAGCTTCAATAAATTATGTAATTGACAAAGCTAAAGTTGTGAAATATACAGAAGAGAATAAAAATATTGTTTTACTTGAGTATTTAAGTGATGATATATTTAAGTTTTTTCTAATTAAGGGAAATAAAGTTCTTTTTAGTGATAAATATATAGTTAAAGATTTAGATATTAAAAAATTAAAGTATTTTTTAAAAAATAATATTTTATCTTATTTTAACAATATATCCATAAATGATTCAATAAAAGTTGGAAGAGAAGAAGTTGATGAGTCTCAAATAATTTATACCTATTTAGAGAATAAATCTAACGACTGTAGGTATTTTGTAGTTCTAAAGCAATGGCTTAAGAATATAAATGATGTAGATTTTGACCATGAAATTGATAAACTTCTTCTTGCTAAATCATAA
- a CDS encoding isochorismatase family protein, with amino-acid sequence MSKNNLHKIKKEECALIIIDMQNDFIREGAPIECPGGRDIIPNIQKAKRWAKENDIPVFYTQEMHRFQKVDYGLELERDEPQHCLEGTEGVEIIEELKPEDDDYVIIKRRYSGYYLTDLEVLMRSFNKKALILTGAATNVCVYATALDAVQRDVKSVVLSDGVAGTSIELHEAFLKNIDYVIGDVVTVDELIKELN; translated from the coding sequence ATTTACACAAAATAAAAAAAGAAGAATGTGCATTAATAATAATTGATATGCAGAATGACTTTATCAGAGAAGGAGCACCTATCGAATGTCCTGGTGGTAGAGATATAATACCAAATATTCAGAAGGCTAAACGTTGGGCAAAGGAAAACGATATCCCTGTGTTTTATACACAAGAGATGCATAGATTCCAAAAGGTTGACTATGGTCTTGAACTAGAAAGAGATGAACCTCAACACTGTTTAGAAGGAACTGAGGGTGTTGAAATAATTGAGGAGCTGAAACCAGAAGATGATGACTATGTAATAATAAAAAGAAGATACAGTGGATATTACCTTACAGATTTAGAAGTGCTTATGAGATCATTTAATAAAAAAGCTCTTATCTTAACTGGTGCTGCAACAAACGTTTGTGTATATGCTACTGCTTTAGATGCAGTGCAAAGAGATGTAAAGTCTGTGGTGCTTTCTGATGGAGTAGCAGGTACTAGTATAGAACTACATGAAGCTTTTCTTAAAAATATCGATTATGTAATCGGTGATGTGGTAACTGTTGATGAATTAATAAAAGAACTAAATTAG